Proteins encoded in a region of the Streptomyces liliiviolaceus genome:
- a CDS encoding alcohol dehydrogenase catalytic domain-containing protein, which translates to MRAITYDQHGEAAQVLRLSEQPSPVAPAAGQVRVRVLSRPVHPGDLAGVQGFPGASQQPFATPRIPGLEGMGVVETVGEGVRDLRPGQRVAFFPVPGAWSELVTAPADLVVPVPEGVSDDTAALMLVNPLTLLMLLRAVEDAQHGQAGPVVQTAAGSSVGRLVAAAALRHDIPLVNLVRSATGAETLRQRFPTLPTISTADADWRSQVRDATGGRGAQVVLDAVGGSLTGELAGLLDDGGTLITYGQLGSGSTPLESVALTARDLTVRGVSIGRWMTRTPEERAEDVAFAADLAASAPDLFEVAARYDLADFAKAVDHARRPGKSGTVLLTSPSS; encoded by the coding sequence ATGCGTGCCATCACCTATGACCAGCACGGAGAAGCCGCGCAGGTCCTACGCCTGAGCGAGCAGCCATCCCCTGTCGCGCCCGCGGCCGGACAGGTTCGGGTACGGGTGCTGTCCCGGCCCGTCCACCCCGGCGATCTGGCGGGGGTGCAGGGCTTTCCGGGCGCGTCGCAGCAGCCGTTCGCCACGCCGCGGATTCCCGGCCTGGAGGGCATGGGCGTCGTCGAGACCGTCGGCGAGGGTGTGCGGGACCTGCGGCCCGGTCAGCGGGTCGCGTTCTTCCCGGTGCCCGGCGCGTGGAGCGAACTCGTCACGGCTCCGGCCGATCTGGTGGTGCCGGTACCCGAAGGCGTCAGCGACGACACCGCGGCCCTGATGCTGGTCAACCCGCTCACCCTGCTCATGCTGCTGCGGGCCGTCGAGGACGCCCAGCACGGGCAGGCAGGTCCTGTGGTGCAGACGGCCGCCGGTTCGTCGGTGGGCAGACTGGTCGCCGCGGCAGCGCTCAGGCACGACATCCCGCTGGTCAACCTGGTACGCAGTGCCACGGGTGCGGAAACCTTGCGGCAGCGCTTCCCCACCCTGCCGACCATCTCGACCGCCGACGCGGACTGGCGTTCTCAGGTCCGGGACGCGACCGGCGGCCGGGGCGCCCAGGTCGTACTGGACGCGGTGGGCGGATCACTGACCGGTGAGCTGGCCGGGCTGCTCGACGACGGCGGCACGCTGATCACCTACGGACAACTCGGTTCCGGCAGCACGCCGTTGGAGTCGGTCGCGCTGACAGCGCGGGACCTGACGGTGCGGGGCGTGTCCATCGGCCGGTGGATGACCCGCACACCCGAGGAACGGGCCGAGGACGTCGCCTTCGCCGCCGATCTGGCCGCGTCCGCCCCGGACCTCTTCGAGGTCGCGGCCCGCTACGACCTCGCCGACTTCGCGAAGGCCGTCGACCATGCCCGCCGCCCCGGCAAGAGCGGAACGGTCCTGCTCACCAGCCCTTCATCCTGA
- a CDS encoding alkene reductase codes for MTSQPLLQPVRLGALELPNRVVMAPMTRARAHNAELAPTDLHATYYRQRAGAGLIVTEGTWVSPDAIGYINVPGLYTDTQTAGWAKVTEAVHAAGGRIVSQLGHVGAASHPDHLDGRLPAGPSAVNPGEQSYTASGPKDTVTPRAFTAAEIADTIADYRQAAQNARRAGFDGVELHAQVSHLIPQFLNPRLNLRTDAYGGSGEKRARFLLDILDAVGDVWGGDRVGVKLSPGWTSGAAFTGDEETFAEYDQLLKKLNDSDLAYLHLLGAPGTIEERIALFSRYRAHYQGNIVANLGFTRALGNEILDHGVVDAVSFGAPFIANPDLVERFAQGHPLADDDQDTHYAGRSEGYTDYPAFTAG; via the coding sequence ATGACCTCTCAGCCCCTGCTGCAGCCCGTCCGTCTCGGCGCGCTGGAGCTCCCCAACCGCGTCGTCATGGCCCCCATGACCCGCGCCCGCGCCCACAACGCCGAGCTGGCCCCCACCGATCTGCACGCGACCTACTACAGGCAGCGCGCCGGCGCCGGACTGATCGTCACCGAGGGAACCTGGGTCAGCCCGGACGCGATCGGCTACATCAACGTCCCCGGCCTCTACACCGACACCCAGACCGCCGGCTGGGCGAAGGTCACCGAGGCCGTCCACGCGGCGGGCGGGCGGATCGTTTCCCAGCTCGGCCACGTCGGAGCGGCCTCCCACCCCGACCACCTAGACGGCCGCCTGCCCGCCGGACCTTCGGCCGTCAACCCCGGCGAGCAGTCCTACACCGCCTCGGGCCCGAAGGACACCGTCACCCCGCGCGCCTTCACCGCCGCAGAGATCGCCGACACCATCGCCGACTACCGCCAGGCGGCCCAGAACGCCCGCCGCGCCGGTTTCGATGGCGTCGAACTCCACGCCCAGGTCTCCCACTTGATCCCGCAGTTCCTCAACCCCCGTCTCAACCTGCGCACCGACGCCTACGGAGGCAGCGGCGAGAAGCGGGCCCGGTTCCTCCTCGACATCCTCGACGCCGTCGGTGACGTGTGGGGCGGCGACCGCGTCGGCGTGAAGTTGTCCCCGGGCTGGACCAGCGGAGCCGCGTTCACCGGGGACGAGGAGACATTCGCCGAGTACGACCAGCTGCTCAAGAAGCTCAACGACAGCGACCTGGCCTACCTTCACCTCCTGGGCGCCCCCGGCACCATCGAGGAGCGCATCGCCCTCTTCTCCCGCTACCGCGCCCACTATCAGGGCAACATCGTCGCCAACCTCGGCTTCACCCGGGCCCTCGGCAACGAGATCCTGGACCACGGCGTCGTCGACGCGGTGTCCTTCGGTGCCCCCTTCATCGCCAACCCCGACCTGGTCGAGCGCTTCGCGCAGGGCCACCCGCTGGCCGACGACGACCAGGACACCCACTACGCCGGCCGGTCCGAGGGCTACACGGACTACCCCGCTTTCACCGCCGGCTGA
- a CDS encoding NADPH-dependent F420 reductase, whose amino-acid sequence MKIGTIGSGTVAQAVARHAVAHGHQVVLSNSRGPASLAGLADELGPLAHAGTPEEAAAAELVLLAVGWPQIPDATAGLPDFGGRIVIDATNQFASLPPHAEIADLGELTGSEHVASLLPGARVVKAFNTLYGQYIAADPRHPAGRQVLFLAGDDADARTTVKDLTAEFGFAPVDLGSLREGGRLMQLGGPLSALHALKQD is encoded by the coding sequence ATGAAGATAGGAACCATCGGCTCCGGGACCGTCGCCCAGGCCGTCGCCCGTCATGCCGTGGCCCACGGCCACCAGGTCGTCCTGAGCAACAGCCGCGGCCCCGCCTCGCTGGCCGGTCTCGCCGACGAACTCGGACCGCTCGCCCACGCCGGCACACCGGAGGAGGCCGCCGCGGCGGAGCTCGTACTCCTCGCGGTCGGCTGGCCTCAGATCCCGGACGCGACAGCCGGCCTGCCGGACTTCGGCGGACGCATCGTCATCGACGCCACCAACCAGTTCGCCTCCCTGCCCCCGCACGCGGAGATCGCTGATCTGGGCGAGCTGACCGGCAGCGAACACGTGGCCTCGCTGCTGCCCGGCGCGCGGGTCGTCAAGGCGTTCAACACCCTCTACGGCCAGTACATCGCCGCCGATCCGCGCCACCCGGCCGGACGCCAGGTGCTGTTCCTCGCCGGTGACGACGCCGACGCCAGGACGACCGTCAAGGACCTCACCGCCGAGTTCGGGTTCGCCCCCGTCGATCTCGGCTCCCTGCGCGAGGGCGGACGCCTCATGCAACTCGGCGGCCCGCTCTCCGCGCTCCACGCCCTCAAACAGGACTGA